The genomic region CGCGGACTGAAGGCCGGGCTTGATCTGGAAATGCCGGGTCCCGCAAATTACAATGCCAAAGCGATCATTGAAGCGGTTCAGAACGGAAGCCTGTCGGAAGAACAGTTGAATCAGAGCGTGGGTCGTATTTTGAAGCTGGTTGAGCGGGTAACGGGCAAAAAAGACATGGATTCTTCTCCAGATGCGGACTATCATGCACTTGCACGTAAAGCGGCGGCCGAGAGTATTGTGCTTCTGAAAAATGAGAACGCGATTCTCCCGTTAGGGCAGGATTCCATTTCGTCGATTGCCGTGATCGGACGGTTTGCCAAAAAACCGAGAATTCAGGGAGCGGGAAGTGCGAAGGTAACGCCTACAAAGGTTGATATTCCATGGGACGAGATAAAAAATCTGGCTGGCGATGCCATGACCATGAATTATGCAGAAGGGTACCCGGAGGATGACTCTATCAATGATGAGCTAATCAAGGAAAGCGTGTCAATAGCCATGAATTCCGATGTTGCTGTACTGTTTGTAGGCCAACCGGAATATGCGGAATCCGAAATGCATGATTTGCAAGGCATTGATCTTCCCGAGCATCAAGTAAAATTGATTCTTGCGGTAGCCGCAGTTCAGCCCAAGTGTATTGTCGTAACGAGTAGCGGTTCCGCACTGGCGATGCGTCCATGGGTACAGCATGTACCTGGTGTGATTCATTCTTGGTTGTCGGGTCAAGGCATGGGTAAAGTGATTGCAGATGTATTATTCGGACAGACGAATCCTTCGGGCAAGCTGTCTGAGACATTCCCCGTCAAACTATCGGACAACCCTTCACATATGCGAATTCGCGGAGAGAACGGCAAACTGTATTATCGCGAAGGCCTGTTCGTGGGTTATCGATATTATGACCGGAAAGAACTGGCACCTCAATTCCCGTTTGGACACGGATTGTCTTACACATCGTTTTTGTATACGGATCTGGAAGTGGCTCAGACCCATACCGGTGTTACTGTGTCCTTCCAATTAAAAAATACCGGTAAGCGCAAGGGGAAAGAAGTTGTTCAACTGTATGTTCACGATGAAGAGTGCACATGGACCCGTCCAGAGAAAGAATTAAAAGCTTTTGCCAAAGTTGAACTGGAGCCGGGTGAAAAACGCAAAATTACTTTTGAACTGGAAGAGAGAGATTTTTCATATTACAACACCAAGTATAACCGTTGGGTGGCAGAGACCGGGTTTTTCCAAATTTCACTTGGCAGCTCGTCCAAAGATCTCCGAATTACGGAACGTCTGCATTGTGACTTTGGTAAGGAAGAAATCACGTTCCACAAATTCAGTCTGCTCAGTGAGTGGATGAGTGATCCTGTGGCGAAAAAGGAATTGGAGCATTGCCTGAATGAAATGAACGAGCACGTTACGGACAAGGTATATCTTAACGAGGAGTTTGTGGGATTCTGGGCAGATTTCCCGATGATCAAAGTGTTCCAAATGTTCGGCCAACAATGGATGAATGAGCGGTCACCTGATGAAATTATTAATGAACTTATCGCCAAGGTTAACCAGGCACGTAATGAATAGATAAATAAAAGAGAAACCAAGTTCAATTCCGTACAAAGGAGATGAACTTGGTTTTTTTAAAGTTTCGGGTATATCATTAGGGAACGTAACCTTCGATGAATGATATTGATTATTGTTCTCATTTACACACTTCGACATTTACTGTATACTGACAATAGTTATTTTACATATTGGTCTAAAAGACAAGAGAGAATTCAAAAGGGAGAGATTATTTACATGTTGGTATCCGTTAAAAAAGGAATGTTTCTTTGTTTGATTACTGCAATGATTCTGGTGCTCGCAGCGTGTTCAAGCAGCAATGGTGGCAGTGAAGATGCAAATGGCAGCTCACAGCAAGCTGCGGAGAGCAGCGCCACGAATGAAGCAAAAAATGGGGAACAAACCGACGCAGACGCTTCAGCACCTGCTGAAACAACTTACCCGGTAACCGTTTCAAATTACACAACAGAGAATGGCACATGGGTGAAGAAGGATCAAACGTTCGATAAGGTACCTGAACGGGTTGTTGCCAATACACAAGGTGCGGCTGAATTAATGATCCGTCTTGGTTTGACTGACAAAATTGTTGGAGTTGCAGCGCTTTTCGGTAGTGTACCTGACGATATCGCTGATGAATTCAAAAAAATTCCTGTGCTGGCTGAAGGCTATGTCGGTAAGGAAGTGACCATAGGCGCTTCGCCTGACCTGGTTGTGGGGCGTGGTGGATTGTTTGAGGATGCTGATTGGGGCGTTGGTACAGTAAGCAGCTTAAATGATATGGGGATTAAAACGTACGTGCAAAGCACCAGTGTTCCTGATGCATCGTTAGATAGTCTGTATCAGGACATTACTGAATTAGGTGAGATATTCAACGTACAGGCGAACGCAGCTGCATATATTGAGACTCTTAAAGCTCGCGAGACTGCGTTGTCTGCCCGAGCTAGCGCTGAAACGATCAACTATGCATCTTTTTCAGATAATGGTGATGGAACTATTGGAATTTATAACGGAAACGGAGATACGTTTATTGAAAGTGCAATGTCATTAATCAATATGCATAATATGCTGATTAATGAAACCGGCACACTCAGTCTCGAGAAGCTAATCGAGATTAATCCGGATGCCATGATTATTTCCAGGTATGCTGGTGGTATTGATCCAGAAGAAACGATTAAAAAGCTGCTTGCCAACAAGCAGGTACAAAACATTAACGCAGTTAAAAACAAGAAAATCTACATTATTGATTTCAACAACTTCTGGGGTTACGGAGATTCCATCTTCACAGGTGTAGAAGGACTCGCCGATGATCTCGGGTTGTAATGAAGCCAAGAACAAAAAGATAGTACCATTAAAAGTCGCTATTTTAGCGGCTTTTTTTGGTTATCAGGGACCTAATTTCTGTTTCAATCTGTTCCCGGTCAGTTCGCTGAATGATAATGAGTTTCTGAACACGCTATCTTAATACAACTTGACTTGTGAATTTATTATCGGTATAGTGTGAATCAGTTCACACCTCACATTAAGGAGTAGTCTATGCCAAAAAATACTTTCTTTCGTTTAGAAGAAGCAAGGCGCGAGGACATATCGAATAGCGCTATGCATCTTTTTGTTAATAACCTTTACGAGGATATATCTATGAAGATGGTTTTGGATAGTTTGTCCATGCACCCCGGAACATTTTATCGGTATTTTGAAGACAAAGATGACCTTTATTGTCACTTAATACGTAATGTGACCCAGAAAAGAGCTGCATATTTTAATAACAGTAATGAAGATTCCCTTTACAGCTATTTCCTTACTGGTTTATTTGGTAACGTTAATAGCATGGTGAACGAGCCACTGAATGAGTTGGAAATCAAATTGACTAAAACATTTTCATATATTCCTGAGGACATTTTGCTGAAAGTATATGTGAATGTGTTAAAGGGCGAGTCATTCCCCATGATCAAGGACATTTTACGCCGAATGAGGGTTGATGGATATCTCCGACCGGATGTTGACGACGACCTGATTTCTTTTATGTTTGAGTCAATGCAGCTTAATTTAATCCTGTTTTTTAGAGAATTCGATATTAAGGACTCTAAGCTGCAACATAAGATCAGCAAGTACTTTGCTGAATTTATGGGCCATGGGCTGCTTGAAGATCATAAATATTCTGAAATGGTTAGCGATCTCAAGGGGGAAAGAAAATGAAAACCTATGACGTATTTCCAGAACCAATTGGTGGCTATACTGTCGGTCGAACCCAGATAGATTTTGAGTACACGGCATCAGATTACTCCAAAAGAGAACTGACCGCTTTTGTATATTATCCGTCTGACAGTAGCGAAGGTAAGACTACATCAACGTACATGTTTCCTGAAGTCTACGAGATGTTTAATGAGCAGCCACTTGTCACTGCGTTGAAGGATGTTTTCTCTATAGATATCAAGACCCAGTGTTACGACGACCTTGCTCTCTCCGGGAAGGAAAAGCGCTATCCAGTGTTATTCTATGTTTGCGGTGGAGGCGGTTCTCCAGAATGGGGTACAGTGCTCTGTACAGACTTGGCAAGCGTGGGGTATGTTGTGGTGAGCATCGGCCATCAGAATAGCACGATGTATAAACGTAAAGATGGGCGCCTGTTTAATGTATCCAAGGATTTTTCGGATGTCATTACAGCGTTTGGTGAAGATCCGGAGATGCTGGCGTTGGCTGGTAAGATGGAGATGCGTCCTGACGATGAAACTGCCATTGAGATGTGCCGTAACGTGCTTGCACTACCGATACTTTCCAAGATAACAGAGTACAGTGAATCACAGGCAGAAGATGTAAGGTATGTAGCCGATTATCTTTACAAACTGGACTCTGAAGAGCTAAATTCCATCTTTAAGGGCAGATTGTTGCTTGACATCGGCATGGGCATAGTTGGACATTCTTATGGAGGGCCTACGACGGCGATGGTTTGCAGGGATGACGACCGGTTCGCCTGCGGGATTGGCTTGGATAGCGGTGCGTTTGGACTTCTTGACAGCGATCTTAAGAAACCCTTCTTGTTCTTGTTTTGTGAACCTAACTATAATATGAATGCGGTTATAGGCGCTAACAATAGCATGGAAACCTATTATTTCTCAGTTGATCGTGTTGCACATTTGGATTACTGTGACATCGTGTTTACCAGTGTTAATGAGGAACTCAGAGGTGAACGGGATGCTATGGAGATGCGAAATATTGTTACAGACTATGCGAAGAACTTTTTTGATCATTACATACTGCAGAAGGCAACAAGTGTGGAAAGTTTGGCATACGATGGTGTGGAATTGATCAATAAGTCCAGCAAAAAGTGACATAACCGAGAGGTTACTGATTAATATATGTAAATTAATGCATGTCCAAGAGCTAGCCGTACAGACGCAGAGCCGATAACCCCTATTACGCGGCTATCGGCTCTCTGATATTACAAATTGACATCCTGGTTCCAATATCTGACGCTTATTCGGACTTAGTCCCGCCAGTGTTTACTTCGCTTCCAGGCTCCATCAACATGATATGACATTCTTTTTCGGCGGAAGGCTTGATCTCAACTCCCTTGGGAACAATGTACATCTCACCTTTAGCAATCTTCACTTGCCCATCACGAAAATCAATAATCATTTTCCCTTCGAGCACGAAAAACAACTTATCGGTTTCTTCATGAACGTGCCACTCAAAATCTCCAGCAATCTTAACGATTTTAAATTGATAGTCATTCATTTCACCAATGAGTTGCGGAGACCACAGATCGTTTAATTTCGAAAATTCCTCATTTAATTTAATAGCTTGATAGTGCATCGTCATTCCTCCTGTGTATTCATCCTATATGTTCAGTATACTGATCTAAGCTTTGGTATAACATGGATGCCTGTTGAAATCAGGATGGATTATTGATGAACTTCTGGCGATACTCCGTAGGAGAAATACCATTTTGTTTCTTGAACACTCTACTAAAATAGAAGGGATCAGCAATGCCAACAGTCTCGGCAATGTGTTGTACAGACGCGTCACTTGCAGACAACATTTGTTGCGCCATGTTTATACGATAATTCAATATATAATCTGCTGGCCCCATGCCCGCATGTCTTCTAAATACATAAGAAAGTCGATTGCGATTAACATTATATAGTTCTGCGAGCGAGGCTACTGTCAGGCTATGATCATAGTTTTCATGAATATGAGTAGAGACCCGTTCGAATAAAGCATCTGATTCGTTACTATTTTGCCGATGATCCACACATATTAAGGCCTCATTCAGTACATCACGGAACAGCATCTCGGTCTGAAACATTGACATGCCTCCACGCTGATTATACACATGCCATAAACGCGTAATTAGTTCGATCAGACGAGGGGATTGACCCGTTGATAATTCAAAATGCTGATGGGAAAAGCTTGATTCATCGAGATCTGAACTACATATTCGGTATAAAACAAGGATGTATTCCCAGTCGTTTTTATTAAACACGGTTTGGTCCAGTTTCATTTTCGCACCCCCGTGCACAACTTTTCCTGGTGAGAAGATATAGGGCGTACCATCAAATTGGAATTGAATCTTTCCTGTCAAAGGAAATATAAATCCAGGAAAAGAATCCGTATAGTCAGCGTGGGGCACGCCTGGATTTCTAGCATATCGATATATTCCTTCTACTTGAAAAGGAATGTGTGCAAAATGTGCTGCTAATTGATTCACATCTACTTTCACATTTCGTACCTCGTTTCAAAAGTGTTTGCTGGTCATGCTGAGATAAATTACTGTGAAACTTACTTCAACACTATTGATAATCATTATCACTGTCAACATATAAAATGAAAAATGATGCTTTTGGCTCCGCTCAAACTAGCATTAAACGGTTCCATGCGGGGTAACCGAACCAACATGGCGAATGCGGAAGCACTTTTTTTAAAATATGGGCAATGGAATCGATCTTGTGTTAACATGTGCACTAACTAATCCAATTGCATGTTTAAGAAGGGGAACTTATGTCAATTCGAATCAAAATACTGCTGTCTTTCACGGGTATGCTTGTTATAAGTCTGCT from Paenibacillus sp. FSL R5-0341 harbors:
- a CDS encoding ABC transporter substrate-binding protein produces the protein MFLCLITAMILVLAACSSSNGGSEDANGSSQQAAESSATNEAKNGEQTDADASAPAETTYPVTVSNYTTENGTWVKKDQTFDKVPERVVANTQGAAELMIRLGLTDKIVGVAALFGSVPDDIADEFKKIPVLAEGYVGKEVTIGASPDLVVGRGGLFEDADWGVGTVSSLNDMGIKTYVQSTSVPDASLDSLYQDITELGEIFNVQANAAAYIETLKARETALSARASAETINYASFSDNGDGTIGIYNGNGDTFIESAMSLINMHNMLINETGTLSLEKLIEINPDAMIISRYAGGIDPEETIKKLLANKQVQNINAVKNKKIYIIDFNNFWGYGDSIFTGVEGLADDLGL
- a CDS encoding choline esterase — translated: MKTYDVFPEPIGGYTVGRTQIDFEYTASDYSKRELTAFVYYPSDSSEGKTTSTYMFPEVYEMFNEQPLVTALKDVFSIDIKTQCYDDLALSGKEKRYPVLFYVCGGGGSPEWGTVLCTDLASVGYVVVSIGHQNSTMYKRKDGRLFNVSKDFSDVITAFGEDPEMLALAGKMEMRPDDETAIEMCRNVLALPILSKITEYSESQAEDVRYVADYLYKLDSEELNSIFKGRLLLDIGMGIVGHSYGGPTTAMVCRDDDRFACGIGLDSGAFGLLDSDLKKPFLFLFCEPNYNMNAVIGANNSMETYYFSVDRVAHLDYCDIVFTSVNEELRGERDAMEMRNIVTDYAKNFFDHYILQKATSVESLAYDGVELINKSSKK
- a CDS encoding glycoside hydrolase family 3 C-terminal domain-containing protein produces the protein MDKSINELLTALTLAEKASLCAGLNMWMTKGIERLNIPPVHMYDGTNGIRKTNSDEEMGITTENVPATCYPTGSAIGSSWNTDLLYEVGVALGRESKTMNVELLLGPGVNMKRTPLGGRNFEYYSEDPYLTGELGAAFINGIQSEGVGASVKHFAGNNQEFEKMVTSSEIDERTLREIYLSAFERIIKKSDPWTVMCSYNLLNGTYTSENEHLLHDILREEWGYEGVVLSDWTAVNDRIRGLKAGLDLEMPGPANYNAKAIIEAVQNGSLSEEQLNQSVGRILKLVERVTGKKDMDSSPDADYHALARKAAAESIVLLKNENAILPLGQDSISSIAVIGRFAKKPRIQGAGSAKVTPTKVDIPWDEIKNLAGDAMTMNYAEGYPEDDSINDELIKESVSIAMNSDVAVLFVGQPEYAESEMHDLQGIDLPEHQVKLILAVAAVQPKCIVVTSSGSALAMRPWVQHVPGVIHSWLSGQGMGKVIADVLFGQTNPSGKLSETFPVKLSDNPSHMRIRGENGKLYYREGLFVGYRYYDRKELAPQFPFGHGLSYTSFLYTDLEVAQTHTGVTVSFQLKNTGKRKGKEVVQLYVHDEECTWTRPEKELKAFAKVELEPGEKRKITFELEERDFSYYNTKYNRWVAETGFFQISLGSSSKDLRITERLHCDFGKEEITFHKFSLLSEWMSDPVAKKELEHCLNEMNEHVTDKVYLNEEFVGFWADFPMIKVFQMFGQQWMNERSPDEIINELIAKVNQARNE
- a CDS encoding cupin domain-containing protein produces the protein MHYQAIKLNEEFSKLNDLWSPQLIGEMNDYQFKIVKIAGDFEWHVHEETDKLFFVLEGKMIIDFRDGQVKIAKGEMYIVPKGVEIKPSAEKECHIMLMEPGSEVNTGGTKSE
- a CDS encoding TetR/AcrR family transcriptional regulator → MPKNTFFRLEEARREDISNSAMHLFVNNLYEDISMKMVLDSLSMHPGTFYRYFEDKDDLYCHLIRNVTQKRAAYFNNSNEDSLYSYFLTGLFGNVNSMVNEPLNELEIKLTKTFSYIPEDILLKVYVNVLKGESFPMIKDILRRMRVDGYLRPDVDDDLISFMFESMQLNLILFFREFDIKDSKLQHKISKYFAEFMGHGLLEDHKYSEMVSDLKGERK
- a CDS encoding AraC family transcriptional regulator, which encodes MKVDVNQLAAHFAHIPFQVEGIYRYARNPGVPHADYTDSFPGFIFPLTGKIQFQFDGTPYIFSPGKVVHGGAKMKLDQTVFNKNDWEYILVLYRICSSDLDESSFSHQHFELSTGQSPRLIELITRLWHVYNQRGGMSMFQTEMLFRDVLNEALICVDHRQNSNESDALFERVSTHIHENYDHSLTVASLAELYNVNRNRLSYVFRRHAGMGPADYILNYRINMAQQMLSASDASVQHIAETVGIADPFYFSRVFKKQNGISPTEYRQKFINNPS